One stretch of Ptiloglossa arizonensis isolate GNS036 chromosome 7, iyPtiAriz1_principal, whole genome shotgun sequence DNA includes these proteins:
- the LOC143149017 gene encoding EGFR adapter protein isoform X9 — protein MAHALRRISYATCEPQHAQFSFLAREPRAHFSIQYCHSFITESAEQAEELNTLVGNAFRMAYVAQLQRQPILHDVISPQSSPPYRKDKQETRSSWNKSLAGDNSIAGVGGGCRNSSSNSWLKSRTSPTSRTGSGSSAADMNVQLGSAGSPTLRLASVKTPNSIPGLRPTHNFTNVLGPITNEDEPKSISQQSTPSSDESNSPTELNSYKRLTDKPPLIKRLAMGLTGGRDVLGLNGEDDSCPLVSGSSTPTSPSNRPHSGGYINEAIIDSEGTRPTYNKIPPSESLDNTINASITAKNFNIENNRIGHNSPSSGTETEFKSKRRSQISTSSSSVPADGSTHGSTPTPPPLPERTDSLNNRSEEAELRKAPWFQAGIPREITLEVLSQEPEGAFMVRESTSKPGCYALSLRVPREFQPSGIAHYLIMRTNKGYKIKGFTKEFTTLTALITHHSVMPELLPCPLSLSRYNPSFVKSDSNKDFADIDSDPDYNTLADFRKMMADLNV, from the exons GCGGAGGAGTTGAACACCCTTGTCGGCAATGCTTTTCGTATGGCATACGTGGCGCAACTTCAGCGCCAGCCGATCCTTCACGATGTGATCTCACCGCAGTCATCGCCACCCTATCGCAAGGACAAACAGGAGACTCGGTCTTCGTGG AACAAATCGCTAGCTGGCGACAATTCGATCGCCGGCGTGGGAGGCGGTTGCAGAAATTCATCCTCGAATTCGTGGCTAAAAAGTCGAACTTCGCCCACGTCCAGAACTGGAAGCGGTTCGTCTGCGGCGGACATGAACGTACAGCTCGGCAGTGCCGGCTCGCCCACGCTGCGACTCGCCAGCGTGAAG ACACCGAACTCGATCCCGGGTCTACGGCCAACGCACAACTTCACGAACGTTCTCGGGCCCATAACGAACGAGGATGAACCAAAGAGTATCTCTCAGCAAAGTACACCGAGCAGCGATGAGAGCAACTCGCCTACAGAACTGAACTCGTACAAGAGGCTAACGGACAAGCCACCTCTGATAAAGCGGCTGGCGATGGGTTTGACAGGTGGACGTGACGTTCTTGGACTAAACGGTGAGGATGACAGCTGCCCCCTCGTCAGTGGTAGTAGTACACCGACGAGTCCATCGAACAGACCGCATTCTGGGGGTTACATAAACGAGGCGATCATCGACTCGGAGGGCACCAGACCGACCTATAACAAGATACCACCGTCCGAAAGTCTGGACAACACTATCAATGCGTCCATTACCGCGAAAAACTTCAACATTGAGAACAACAG GATAGGACACAATTCTCCGAGTTCGGGCACGGAAACAGAATTTAAGTCGAAGAGAAGATCTCAGATTAGTACTTCGAGCAGTTCGGTACCTGCTGACGGAAGTACTCACGGATCGACGCCAACACCACCACCCCTACCTGAAAGAACGGACAGCTTGAACAATCGCAGTGAGGAAGCTGAATTACGTAAAGCTCCTTGGTTCCAGGCTGGAATACCaag GGAAATAACGTTGGAAGTGTTGAGCCAGGAGCCGGAAGGAGCCTTCATGGTGAGAGAAAGCACCAGTAAACCCGGATGTTATGCCCTTTCGCTTCGAGTACCGCGCGAATTCCAACCAAGCGGAATAGCCCATTATCTTATAATGCGTACGAACAAAGGCTACAAAATCAAG GGTTTCACAAAGGAGTTCACGACGCTCACTGCCCTAATTACACACCACTCGGTGATGCCGGAATTACTGCCGTGCCCATTGTCGTTAAGTCGATACAATCCCAGCTTCGTGAAAAGCGATTCCAACAAAGATTTCGCGGACATCGACTCggatcccgattacaacactctaGCCGACTTCCGGAAGATGATGGCCGACCTGAATGTCTAG
- the LOC143149019 gene encoding DDB1- and CUL4-associated factor 13 — translation MKVKILTRNPDEYLRETKRDIHKVPRNYDPALHPFETAREYTRALNAVKLQKVFAKPFVGCLEGHRDGVSTLCKHPLQLSTLISGAFDGEIREWNLPKRTCERTFLAHDGAVRGIAFNENAEHFISIGDDKTIKTWKTEQPLFGEEEEPINTILSKTIITGISHHRTQPIFVTCGEVCHLWEETRNEPINTFKWGVDSLYDIKYNLVQSNLFAACASDRSIILYDAREAGPLRKMFMKLRTNKLAWNPMEAITLTCANEDYNLYTFDIRKLHKPVNVHMDHVEAVTDVDYAPTGKEFVSGSYDKSVRIFEVDKGHSREIYHTKRMQRLTCVMWSLDNKYILSGSDEMNIRVWKARASEKLGVLKPRERAALYYSDALKEKFAAHPQIKRIARHRQVPKHIYTAKAELRTVREKSKRKESNRRAHSKAGAVPFLSEKHKHVIRQDL, via the exons ATGAAAGTGAAAATTTTAACAAGAAATCCGGATGAATACTTACGAGAAACAAAACGTGACATTCATAAAG TTCCTAGGAACTATGATCCTGCATTACACCCTTTTGAAACAGCAAGAGAATATACTAGAGCACTAAATGcagtaaaattacaaaaagtatTCGCGAAGCCTTTCGTAGGATGTTTGGAAGGTCATAGAGATGGAGTGTCCACCTTGTGTAAACATCCTCTGCAACTATCAACACTTATCAGTGGAGCTTTTGATGGAGAAATAAGGGAATGGAATCTTCCTAAAAGAACTTGCGAACGTACATTTTTGGCACATGATGGTGCAGTACGTGGAATTGCATTTAATGAAAATGCTGAACACTTTATTAGTATTGGCGATGATAAAActattaaaacatggaaaacaGAACAACCATTGTTTGGTGAAGAGGAGGAACCTATCAATACAATACTTAGTAAA aCTATTATAACTGGCATCTCTCATCACCGAACACAGCCTATATTTGTAACATGTGGTGAAGTCTGTCATCTTTGGGAAGAAACTAGAAATGAACCAATTAATACATTCAAATGGGGTGTTGATAGCTTGTATGACATTAAGTACAATCTTGTTCAGTCAAATTTATTTG CTGCTTGCGCAAGTGACCGTAGTATAATCTTATACGATGCCAGAGAAGCAGGTCctttacgaaaaatgttcatGAAGTTAAGGACAAATAAACTGGCTTGGAATCCCATGGAAGCTATAACTCTAACATGTGCCAATGAAGACTACAA TTTATATACTTTTGACATTCGTAAATTACACAAACCCGTAAATGTACATATGGACCACGTAGAAGCTGTGACAGATGTGGATTATGCACCAACTGGAAAAGAATTTGTGTCTGGTAGTtatgataaatctgttcgtatTTTTGAAGTTGATAAAGGTCATTCTCGGGAAATTTATCACACCAAACGTATGCAAAGACTGACCTGCGTAATGTGGTCCCTggataataaatatattcttaGCGGTAGCGATGAAATGAATATTAGAGTTTGGAAGGCAAGAGCGTCAGAAAAGTTGGGTGTG CTGAAACCTAGAGAAAGAGCAGCTTTATATTACAGTGACGCATTGAAAGAAAAGTTTGCCGCACATCCCCAAATTAAGAGAATTGCTCGTCACAGACAGGTTCCAAAACATATTTATACTGCTAAAGCCGAATTACGTACAGTCCGCGAGAAAAGTAAACGGAA GGAGAGCAATAGGCGTGCTCATTCCAAAGCGGGAGCAGTACCTTTCCTTTCGGAGAAACACAAGCATGTCATTAGACAAGACCTCTAA